From the genome of Hymenobacter cellulosilyticus, one region includes:
- a CDS encoding porin family protein → MKKYLTIAAVALAATSATQAQDSGGFRLGVKVGGTYSNISGDNVSQITGAGYNSELGSYKVGYNAGISASIPLSSDGFFSFAPELLYNRKGYEIETQSTDGATLAAYPGATKVEQEQQRVLHYLDVPLLAKINAGGLFFELGPQVSYLFGSKTKSQTTIKYQDGTKNKTDDANQGFLDYTGLSRDEADKSDLAQFDISGVAGLGYQSEGGLSVGLRYARGFNSLIDSKDTKNEAKAFNNAFTLQLGYLLPLGK, encoded by the coding sequence ATGAAAAAGTATCTAACCATTGCCGCTGTTGCTCTAGCCGCTACTTCTGCCACTCAAGCCCAAGATTCCGGTGGATTCCGCCTCGGAGTTAAAGTAGGTGGTACCTATTCTAATATCTCAGGCGACAATGTGTCGCAAATTACGGGTGCTGGCTACAACAGCGAATTAGGTAGCTACAAAGTAGGCTACAACGCCGGTATCAGCGCCAGCATTCCGCTGAGCAGCGACGGGTTCTTCTCCTTCGCTCCCGAACTGCTGTATAACCGCAAAGGCTACGAAATCGAGACCCAATCGACGGACGGCGCTACGCTGGCTGCCTACCCCGGCGCTACCAAAGTAGAGCAGGAGCAGCAGCGCGTACTGCACTACCTCGATGTGCCCCTGTTGGCTAAAATCAACGCCGGCGGCCTATTCTTCGAGCTGGGCCCGCAGGTAAGCTACCTGTTTGGCTCCAAAACGAAGTCTCAGACGACCATCAAGTATCAGGACGGCACTAAGAACAAGACGGACGACGCCAACCAGGGCTTCCTGGACTACACCGGCCTGTCCCGCGACGAGGCCGACAAGTCTGACCTGGCTCAGTTCGACATCAGCGGCGTGGCCGGCCTGGGCTACCAGAGCGAAGGCGGCCTGAGCGTAGGCCTGCGCTATGCCCGTGGCTTCAACTCCCTGATTGATTCGAAGGACACTAAGAACGAAGCTAAGGCCTTCAACAACGCCTTTACCCTGCAGCTGGGCTACTTGCTTCCCCTGGGCAAATAA
- a CDS encoding aspartate carbamoyltransferase catalytic subunit — protein sequence MARKDLLDIASLHREEIEFLLDQSTSFKKLFTHSVKKIPALEGKSVLMLFYEASTRTHSSFEVAAKRLSAEVTNFDVAHSSITKGESVRETIETLQAMRTDYIVVRHSHPGLPGMIARQTTASVINAGDGAHEHPTQALLDAFTIKEKFPDPRGKKVLIIGDILHSRVARSTSTLLQKLGVEVAYLGPGSLVPKYVPASIPRFTDYEAAMAWAPDVVYLLRVQMERQDVQFFPSVREYHRVYGITTARLAEIRDKGLYIMHPGPVNRGVELCDAVMDYERSLITNQVENGISIRMAVLDWLTPGGEFPRQESYVAQQQVSSKVIMP from the coding sequence ATGGCACGTAAAGACCTGCTCGACATTGCATCCCTTCACCGTGAGGAAATCGAGTTCCTGCTCGACCAATCCACGTCCTTTAAAAAGCTGTTCACCCACTCGGTGAAGAAAATCCCGGCCCTCGAAGGCAAGTCCGTGCTCATGCTGTTCTACGAGGCCAGCACCCGGACGCACTCCTCCTTCGAAGTTGCGGCCAAACGCCTCTCGGCGGAGGTAACGAATTTCGACGTCGCCCATTCCTCCATCACCAAGGGCGAATCGGTGCGCGAGACGATTGAGACGCTCCAAGCCATGCGCACCGATTACATCGTTGTGCGCCACAGTCATCCCGGCCTGCCCGGCATGATTGCCCGCCAAACCACGGCTTCAGTCATCAATGCCGGCGACGGGGCCCACGAGCATCCCACCCAGGCCCTGCTGGACGCCTTCACCATCAAGGAAAAATTTCCCGACCCTCGGGGCAAAAAAGTCCTCATCATTGGGGATATTCTTCACTCCCGCGTCGCGCGCTCTACCAGCACCCTGCTGCAAAAGCTGGGCGTCGAAGTCGCTTACCTGGGTCCGGGCTCCCTGGTGCCCAAGTATGTCCCGGCATCCATCCCTCGCTTCACCGACTACGAGGCGGCCATGGCCTGGGCGCCCGATGTGGTGTACCTGCTGCGCGTGCAGATGGAGCGCCAGGACGTGCAGTTTTTCCCCAGCGTCCGCGAATACCACCGGGTCTACGGCATCACCACCGCCCGGCTGGCGGAAATCCGCGACAAAGGTCTCTACATCATGCACCCCGGCCCCGTAAACCGGGGGGTTGAGCTGTGCGACGCCGTTATGGACTATGAGCGCAGCCTGATTACCAACCAGGTCGAAAACGGCATCTCCATCCGCATGGCTGTGCTCGACTGGCTCACGCCGGGCGGAGAATTCCCGCGGCAGGAATCATATGTCGCCCAACAGCAAGTCAGCTCGAAGGTGATTATGCCCTAA
- a CDS encoding acyloxyacyl hydrolase, which produces MMIRYGLLGALLLRGTIGWAQQPVATDARPPLILGAYAQGSFIIGHTPSVKHLVASHPTGLELNLQRQTNGREPWHAWYKYPKVGLALVYYDYHNPILGKSYAATIYLNKPFYRSARQELNFRIGTGVGFFPIRFDQATNHKNNIVSSRLNATLQMRLEYDVALASQYGLLLGVGLNHYSNGATTKPNFGINLPTVFVGLNYHQQRPFRPLSSGPTAEPEEVGHNFLDLSTSLGFKQRNESDRRKYTVQSVTVAAGRRINRKSNLVLGPRASTTGHCWRNCVIQPGLGKSCPT; this is translated from the coding sequence ATGATGATTCGCTACGGTTTGCTCGGAGCTTTACTACTCCGTGGTACCATCGGCTGGGCTCAGCAGCCCGTGGCCACCGATGCCCGGCCCCCGCTGATTTTGGGCGCCTACGCGCAGGGCAGCTTCATTATCGGCCACACGCCTTCGGTAAAGCACCTGGTCGCCTCGCATCCCACCGGCCTGGAGCTGAATCTGCAGCGGCAAACCAACGGGCGGGAGCCCTGGCACGCCTGGTATAAATACCCCAAAGTAGGCCTGGCCCTAGTGTACTACGATTATCATAATCCGATACTGGGCAAGTCGTACGCGGCTACTATCTACCTCAACAAGCCCTTTTACCGCTCGGCCCGGCAGGAGCTGAATTTCCGCATTGGTACCGGCGTCGGGTTTTTTCCAATCCGCTTCGACCAGGCCACCAATCATAAGAACAACATCGTCAGCTCGCGTCTGAATGCCACGCTGCAGATGCGCCTGGAATACGATGTGGCTCTGGCCTCTCAGTACGGCCTGCTACTGGGCGTTGGGCTCAACCATTACTCGAATGGTGCCACCACCAAGCCCAACTTCGGCATCAACCTGCCCACCGTGTTTGTGGGGCTCAATTACCACCAGCAGCGCCCGTTCCGCCCACTCAGCTCCGGGCCTACGGCTGAGCCCGAGGAGGTAGGCCACAACTTTCTGGATTTGAGCACCAGCCTGGGCTTTAAGCAGCGCAACGAGTCGGACCGCCGTAAGTACACGGTGCAGTCGGTGACGGTGGCCGCCGGGCGGCGCATCAACCGCAAAAGCAACCTGGTGCTGGGGCCGAGGGCTTCTACGACCGGTCATTGCTGGCGCAATTGCGTGATACAACCCGGGTTGGGGAAAAGCTGCCCGACGTGA
- a CDS encoding 5-(carboxyamino)imidazole ribonucleotide synthase → MSADMHVTAMSPIYPGSVDAAGQRATLGVLGGGQLGRMFVHAAQRLGYFTAVLEPDVQSPAGLVSHHHIQTDYNDPAGLAQLAQLCQAITTEFENVPAQALQTLAQTRPVAPGAAVVGIAQNRIEEKAHFAACADLSGVSCAPYAVIETLAQLQAIQTDQADLLPGILKTARMGYDGKGQVRVKTAAELAAAWAELGSVACVLEKMLPLTAECSVLVARGWDGQVVSFAPQRNVHVEGILAVTHAYEGNMPAALATRAREAAVSIAQHLDYVGVLCVEFFVVDDGSEHGGLVVNEMAPRPHNSGHYTLDACDASQFDLQVHAMAGLPLPQPRQHSPAIMLNLLGEVWFDANGQPQEPDWRSVLSLPGTHLHLYGKLQARAGRKMGHLTITGPDVDSVKTVAQQAAGLLSLPGLDAI, encoded by the coding sequence ATGAGTGCCGATATGCACGTTACAGCCATGAGCCCAATTTATCCGGGCAGTGTGGACGCCGCGGGCCAGCGGGCCACCCTGGGCGTGCTGGGGGGCGGGCAGTTGGGCCGCATGTTTGTGCATGCCGCTCAGCGCCTAGGCTACTTCACCGCCGTGCTGGAGCCCGATGTACAAAGCCCGGCTGGGCTGGTAAGTCACCACCACATCCAGACCGACTACAACGACCCGGCTGGGCTGGCTCAATTGGCCCAACTGTGCCAGGCCATTACCACCGAGTTTGAAAACGTGCCGGCCCAGGCCTTGCAAACGCTGGCGCAAACCCGCCCCGTGGCACCTGGTGCGGCCGTGGTGGGCATTGCCCAAAACCGCATCGAGGAAAAAGCTCACTTCGCTGCCTGCGCTGACCTATCGGGGGTGAGTTGTGCGCCCTACGCGGTGATTGAAACGCTGGCTCAGCTGCAAGCCATTCAGACTGACCAGGCGGATTTGCTGCCCGGCATCCTGAAAACCGCGCGCATGGGCTACGACGGCAAGGGCCAGGTCCGCGTCAAAACTGCTGCTGAACTGGCTGCTGCCTGGGCGGAGTTGGGTAGCGTCGCCTGCGTGCTGGAAAAGATGCTGCCGCTAACTGCCGAGTGCTCGGTGCTGGTAGCGCGCGGCTGGGACGGGCAAGTGGTCAGCTTCGCCCCGCAGCGCAACGTGCATGTCGAGGGTATTTTGGCCGTGACCCACGCCTACGAGGGAAATATGCCAGCTGCCCTGGCAACCAGGGCCCGCGAGGCGGCTGTGTCCATCGCGCAACATCTGGACTACGTCGGGGTGCTGTGCGTCGAGTTCTTTGTGGTGGATGACGGCAGTGAGCACGGCGGCTTGGTAGTTAACGAGATGGCCCCACGCCCGCACAACAGCGGCCACTACACCCTGGACGCCTGCGACGCGTCGCAGTTCGACCTACAGGTCCATGCAATGGCTGGCTTGCCCCTGCCACAGCCGCGTCAGCATTCCCCGGCCATTATGCTCAATCTGCTGGGTGAGGTGTGGTTTGACGCCAACGGTCAACCGCAGGAGCCGGACTGGCGCTCCGTGCTGAGCCTGCCGGGCACGCACCTGCACCTGTACGGCAAGTTACAGGCGCGCGCAGGCCGTAAGATGGGGCACCTGACCATTACCGGCCCGGATGTCGACAGTGTTAAAACTGTGGCACAGCAGGCCGCTGGTCTGCTCAGCTTGCCGGGGCTGGACGCCATCTAG
- a CDS encoding dihydroorotase — MLLLQNARIASENSPVLLEGDVLIVEGKIQEIGSSLALPEGARAIDARGRVLMPAMFDAHVHFRAPGFENKETITTGSEAAINGGITGVVMMPNTRPALDSATAVATVLENAKDRARIPVYTSGCVTKNREGKELAEIEGMRELGVKMLTDDGDTTADPAVLLRAMQYATEFGMFFASHCEVPELAGPRALNEGVMSYRLGIKGSPACAEEIIIDRDIRLARAAGAHVHIQHVSSKLGMETIRWWKSRGDVKVTAEVAPHHLLFTDEHIGDYDTNYKMNPPLRTQADCDALLEGLKEGVFDIIATDHAPHTPFEKAQDFISAPNGITGLDTALVSLYHFFVEPGKLGWDLVVKRYSAEPRRLMGLPVPTIEVGQEVNCVLFDTEAETTFTREFMKSKSQNTPFIDQTLKGRVDLVILGTEILLER; from the coding sequence ATGCTCCTCCTTCAAAATGCCCGCATCGCCTCCGAAAACTCACCCGTACTGCTCGAAGGCGACGTCCTGATTGTCGAAGGAAAAATCCAGGAAATCGGCAGCAGCCTAGCCCTTCCCGAGGGTGCCCGCGCCATTGATGCGCGCGGCCGGGTTCTGATGCCGGCCATGTTTGATGCTCACGTCCATTTTCGCGCCCCTGGGTTTGAAAACAAGGAGACCATCACCACGGGTAGCGAAGCGGCCATCAACGGCGGCATTACCGGCGTGGTCATGATGCCCAATACCCGCCCGGCCCTCGACTCGGCAACTGCGGTGGCTACCGTGCTGGAAAACGCCAAGGACCGGGCCCGTATTCCGGTGTATACCTCTGGCTGCGTCACCAAAAACCGCGAGGGCAAGGAACTGGCGGAAATCGAGGGCATGCGTGAGCTCGGAGTGAAAATGCTCACCGACGACGGCGATACCACAGCCGACCCGGCAGTGCTGCTGCGGGCGATGCAGTACGCCACCGAATTCGGGATGTTTTTCGCCAGCCACTGCGAGGTGCCGGAGCTGGCCGGGCCCCGCGCCCTGAACGAAGGAGTAATGAGCTACCGGCTCGGAATCAAGGGCTCGCCGGCCTGCGCCGAGGAAATCATCATCGACCGCGACATTCGCCTAGCCCGGGCGGCGGGCGCGCACGTGCACATCCAACACGTGTCCAGCAAGCTCGGTATGGAAACCATCCGCTGGTGGAAATCCCGCGGCGATGTGAAGGTGACGGCGGAAGTAGCTCCGCACCACCTGCTATTCACCGACGAGCACATCGGCGACTACGACACCAACTATAAAATGAACCCGCCGCTACGCACGCAGGCCGATTGTGATGCGCTGCTCGAGGGGCTCAAGGAAGGTGTATTCGATATTATTGCCACCGACCACGCGCCGCACACGCCTTTTGAAAAAGCCCAGGATTTTATCAGCGCCCCCAACGGCATTACCGGCCTGGACACGGCCCTGGTGTCGCTTTATCACTTCTTCGTCGAGCCCGGAAAACTCGGGTGGGACCTGGTAGTGAAGCGTTACTCGGCGGAGCCCCGCCGCCTGATGGGCCTGCCGGTACCCACCATCGAAGTCGGCCAAGAAGTTAACTGCGTCCTGTTCGATACCGAAGCGGAAACAACCTTCACGCGGGAATTCATGAAGTCGAAATCCCAGAACACACCCTTCATCGACCAGACGTTGAAAGGCCGAGTAGACCTAGTGATTTTAGGCACGGAAATCCTGCTGGAGCGCTAA
- a CDS encoding dipeptidase produces the protein MASYLESNQERFLSELLDWLRIPSVSADPKFHGDVLRAAEYLKTRLEEVGIENVELCQTAGNPIVYGEKIIDPSLPTVLVYGHYDVQPADPYELWTSGPFDPVIKDGKIYARGACDDKGQVYMHVKAFEVLMQEGGVPCNVKVMIEGEEEIGSNNLGIFVRENKEKLKADVILISDTGMIANDTPSIEVGLRGLSYHEVEVTGPNRDLHSGLYGGAVANPINILCKMIASLHDENNHITIPGFYDNVDELSAEERAEMAKAPHSDDEFKQSIGLTDIHGEKGYSTPERVSIRPTLDVNGIWGGYTGEGAKTVIASKAYAKISMRLVPHQTSDEITALFQKHFESIAPASVTVKVKPHHGGEPVVTPTDSVAYKAAADAMETTFGKRPIPTRGGGSIPIVAMFKSELGLDTVLLGFGLDSDAIHSPNEHYGVFNFLKGIETIPHFYRNYAAAMVK, from the coding sequence ATGGCTTCTTACCTCGAAAGCAACCAAGAGCGTTTTCTGAGCGAACTGCTCGACTGGCTGCGTATTCCCTCGGTTTCGGCCGATCCTAAGTTTCACGGCGACGTGCTGCGCGCCGCCGAATACCTCAAAACCCGCCTCGAAGAAGTGGGTATCGAAAACGTGGAGCTGTGCCAGACGGCCGGCAACCCCATCGTCTACGGCGAGAAAATCATTGACCCCAGCCTGCCCACGGTGCTCGTGTACGGGCACTACGACGTGCAGCCCGCCGACCCCTATGAGCTGTGGACGTCCGGCCCCTTCGACCCCGTTATCAAGGACGGCAAGATCTACGCCCGCGGCGCCTGCGACGACAAAGGCCAGGTATACATGCACGTGAAGGCCTTCGAAGTGCTGATGCAGGAAGGCGGCGTGCCCTGCAACGTGAAGGTGATGATTGAGGGCGAAGAGGAAATTGGCTCCAACAACCTGGGCATCTTCGTGCGCGAAAACAAGGAGAAGCTCAAAGCCGACGTCATCCTGATTTCGGATACCGGCATGATTGCCAACGACACGCCCAGCATTGAGGTGGGCTTGCGCGGCCTGAGCTACCACGAAGTGGAAGTAACCGGCCCCAACCGCGACCTGCACTCGGGCCTCTACGGCGGGGCGGTGGCTAACCCCATCAACATCCTGTGCAAGATGATTGCCTCCCTGCACGACGAGAACAACCACATTACCATTCCCGGCTTCTACGACAACGTGGACGAGCTTTCGGCCGAGGAGCGCGCCGAAATGGCCAAGGCTCCGCACTCCGACGACGAGTTCAAGCAAAGCATCGGCCTGACCGACATCCACGGCGAGAAGGGCTACAGCACCCCGGAGCGCGTCAGCATCCGGCCCACGCTGGACGTCAACGGCATCTGGGGCGGCTACACCGGCGAAGGTGCCAAAACCGTTATTGCCTCCAAGGCCTACGCCAAAATCTCGATGCGCCTAGTGCCCCACCAGACCTCCGACGAAATCACGGCCCTGTTTCAGAAGCACTTCGAAAGCATTGCCCCGGCCAGCGTAACGGTGAAGGTAAAGCCTCACCACGGCGGCGAGCCCGTGGTAACGCCCACCGACTCGGTAGCCTACAAAGCTGCTGCCGATGCCATGGAAACCACCTTCGGCAAGCGCCCCATCCCCACCCGTGGCGGTGGCTCCATCCCGATTGTGGCCATGTTCAAGTCGGAGCTGGGCCTGGACACGGTACTGCTCGGCTTCGGCCTCGACTCCGACGCCATTCACTCGCCCAACGAGCACTACGGCGTCTTCAACTTCCTGAAGGGCATCGAAACCATCCCGCACTTCTACCGCAACTACGCCGCCGCAATGGTGAAGTAG
- a CDS encoding porin family protein, which produces MKKTVIALASLLSVATISASRAQGVRLGLRAGANYSNLAGDVQNESTYNNKIGFLGGVMLNAALSDDEFLSVQPEILFSQKGFENKPTEYKSITNSMQKREGKVNYNYLDVPVLFKINASGLVFEAGPQYSYLLSVKDETTVTTTSGLTGNTRTTTTHDQKDLSNLNRNELGYVAGIGYQAENGVSLNLRYTGAFSDFVKSDDGKYFEGDLSNARQSAVQLSLGYLIPSK; this is translated from the coding sequence ATGAAAAAGACCGTAATTGCCTTAGCATCTTTGCTATCGGTCGCGACGATTAGCGCTTCCCGCGCCCAGGGTGTTCGCCTGGGGCTCCGGGCTGGTGCCAATTACTCCAACCTCGCCGGCGACGTCCAGAACGAAAGTACCTACAACAACAAGATTGGCTTTCTGGGCGGTGTAATGCTTAACGCGGCCCTGAGCGACGACGAGTTCCTGTCGGTGCAGCCCGAAATTCTGTTTTCCCAGAAAGGCTTCGAAAACAAGCCCACTGAATATAAAAGCATCACGAATTCCATGCAGAAGCGTGAAGGCAAGGTAAACTACAACTACCTCGACGTGCCGGTGCTGTTCAAGATCAACGCCAGCGGCTTGGTGTTCGAGGCTGGCCCGCAGTACTCCTACCTGCTTAGCGTGAAGGACGAAACGACGGTAACTACTACCTCAGGGCTTACCGGCAACACGAGAACGACTACAACGCACGATCAGAAGGACCTCAGCAACCTGAACCGCAACGAACTGGGCTATGTGGCCGGCATTGGCTACCAGGCTGAGAATGGGGTAAGCCTAAACCTGCGCTACACCGGAGCCTTCAGCGACTTCGTGAAGAGCGACGACGGCAAGTACTTCGAAGGCGACCTGAGCAATGCCCGCCAGTCGGCGGTGCAGCTTTCGCTGGGCTACCTGATTCCGAGTAAATAA
- a CDS encoding quinone-dependent dihydroorotate dehydrogenase, producing MYKALLKPLLFQLDAEQAHHFVFNNLKRSYRLPGTPALLRSLYDFEHPALGREVFGLTFRNPVGLAAGFDKNAELTDELAALGFGFVEIGTVTPRAQPGNPTPRLFRLQQDGALINRMGFNNEGAAAAAQRLRQRRSGIIIGGNIGKNKDTPNEQAAADYIASFETLFDTVDYFVVNVSSPNTPNLRQLQEKEPLIRLLQQVQEVNLAKAKPKPLLLKIAPDLTDGQLNDILTIAAETKLSGLVATNTTIARDELRTSATQLTSIGAGGLSGRPLRQRATDVIRYLHRHSEGALPIIGVGGIASAADALEKLQAGATLVQLYTGFIYEGPALVKRINQALVANS from the coding sequence ATGTACAAAGCCTTGCTCAAACCCCTGCTTTTCCAGCTTGATGCGGAGCAGGCCCACCATTTTGTCTTCAATAATCTCAAGCGAAGCTACCGGCTGCCCGGCACGCCGGCCCTACTGCGCAGCCTCTACGATTTTGAGCATCCCGCGCTGGGTAGAGAGGTTTTTGGCTTGACGTTTCGCAACCCCGTGGGACTGGCGGCAGGCTTCGATAAGAATGCCGAATTGACCGACGAGCTGGCCGCCCTGGGCTTTGGCTTCGTGGAAATCGGGACGGTGACGCCCCGGGCCCAGCCGGGCAACCCGACCCCGCGCCTGTTTCGGCTCCAGCAAGACGGGGCGCTAATCAACCGGATGGGCTTTAACAACGAAGGTGCCGCGGCGGCCGCGCAGCGCCTGCGGCAGCGGCGCTCCGGCATTATTATCGGCGGCAACATCGGCAAGAACAAGGATACACCCAACGAGCAGGCCGCGGCCGATTACATTGCCAGCTTTGAAACCTTGTTTGATACGGTCGACTACTTCGTGGTCAATGTCAGCTCGCCCAACACGCCCAATCTGCGGCAGCTACAGGAAAAAGAGCCCCTGATTCGGCTGTTGCAGCAGGTGCAGGAAGTAAACCTGGCCAAGGCGAAGCCCAAGCCGCTGCTGCTCAAAATTGCGCCCGACCTTACCGACGGCCAGCTCAACGACATCCTGACCATTGCGGCCGAAACCAAGCTCAGCGGCCTAGTGGCAACCAACACCACCATTGCCCGCGACGAGCTGCGTACTTCCGCCACGCAGCTTACTTCTATTGGGGCTGGCGGACTGAGCGGCCGGCCGCTGCGCCAGCGCGCTACCGACGTCATCCGCTACCTGCACCGGCATTCTGAGGGCGCGCTACCCATCATTGGGGTAGGCGGTATTGCTTCTGCTGCCGATGCCCTGGAAAAGCTGCAGGCCGGCGCAACCCTGGTGCAGCTTTACACCGGATTCATCTACGAAGGACCGGCCCTGGTAAAGCGCATCAATCAGGCGCTGGTAGCCAATTCGTAG
- a CDS encoding porin family protein — translation MNKAFLIVSTLLLAAGTSQAQVLRVGLKFGGNVSNAVGYDANKSNWRVGGHGGLMAQLRPSFLPKWGLQTEALYTMKGDNSLQNGPSLMTHLAYLDIPVLLQYHWDDIFFEAGPQASYLLSATPANPTLKLLGTSSFQQWCYGFAAGFGYQDKSGVQIGWRYNADLTNARKRELLQLDAGANGEPAAEARQVRLRNSVMELYLGYNVGTGQLGGAVVDAGTGIGRGLKFVFFTGPRRLLFGRKKSAAPAETPAAPATAPAPAASPKPVTAPATTPKP, via the coding sequence ATGAATAAAGCTTTTCTGATTGTCTCCACCCTGCTGCTGGCAGCCGGCACCAGCCAGGCCCAGGTGCTGCGCGTCGGGCTCAAATTTGGAGGCAACGTGTCGAATGCCGTGGGCTACGACGCTAATAAAAGCAACTGGCGGGTGGGCGGCCACGGTGGCCTGATGGCTCAACTGCGGCCTAGCTTCTTGCCCAAGTGGGGCCTGCAAACCGAAGCCTTGTACACCATGAAGGGCGACAACTCGCTGCAGAACGGCCCCAGCCTGATGACCCACCTCGCCTACCTCGATATACCGGTGCTGCTGCAGTACCACTGGGACGATATTTTCTTTGAGGCCGGGCCCCAGGCCAGCTACCTGCTCAGCGCCACGCCGGCCAACCCCACGCTGAAACTGCTGGGCACGTCGAGTTTTCAGCAGTGGTGCTACGGCTTTGCGGCGGGCTTTGGCTATCAGGATAAGTCCGGGGTGCAGATTGGCTGGCGCTACAATGCCGACCTGACGAACGCGCGCAAGCGGGAGCTGCTGCAACTGGACGCCGGCGCCAACGGTGAACCAGCTGCCGAAGCCAGACAGGTGCGGCTGCGCAACAGCGTGATGGAGCTGTATCTGGGCTACAATGTAGGCACGGGCCAGCTGGGTGGTGCCGTGGTCGATGCTGGCACGGGTATCGGGCGCGGACTTAAGTTTGTGTTCTTCACCGGCCCCCGCCGACTGCTATTTGGTAGGAAAAAGTCAGCCGCGCCCGCCGAAACCCCGGCTGCTCCGGCAACGGCGCCGGCTCCAGCGGCTTCGCCGAAGCCAGTCACGGCGCCGGCAACTACGCCCAAGCCCTAG
- a CDS encoding porin family protein, giving the protein MKKSSSLLLSLLLATGLTTAAQAQIRVGVKAGVNLSNFSNQSTLDNGGLESKYLLNGLGGVMLNAPLTNDGFFSIQPELLYSGKGNKVEGPTGNATLRMHYLDLPILARINASGLILEAGPQVSYLLAVKDERNIGNLGVTNTSLDGYNRTELGYVVGLGYELESGLGLGIRYNGGLSKVVQESATQVRSNKLTSVIQFQVGYLFSLD; this is encoded by the coding sequence ATGAAAAAGTCATCCTCCCTGCTGCTTTCCCTTCTGCTGGCCACCGGCCTGACTACTGCCGCCCAAGCCCAGATTCGGGTTGGCGTTAAAGCCGGCGTAAACCTGTCGAATTTTTCGAATCAGTCGACCCTGGATAACGGGGGCCTGGAGTCCAAGTACCTGCTCAACGGCTTGGGCGGCGTGATGCTGAACGCGCCCCTCACCAATGATGGCTTTTTCTCTATCCAGCCCGAGTTGCTGTACTCGGGCAAGGGCAACAAAGTAGAAGGACCAACCGGCAACGCTACCCTACGGATGCACTACCTCGACTTGCCCATCCTGGCCAGAATCAACGCCAGCGGCCTGATCCTCGAGGCTGGCCCACAAGTGAGCTACCTGCTGGCTGTGAAAGATGAGCGCAACATAGGGAACCTGGGCGTGACCAACACCAGCCTGGATGGCTACAACCGCACCGAGCTGGGCTACGTGGTGGGTTTGGGCTACGAGTTGGAGAGTGGCCTGGGCCTGGGCATCCGCTATAATGGCGGCCTCTCGAAAGTGGTTCAGGAGTCGGCTACCCAGGTGCGTAGCAACAAGCTTACCTCCGTGATTCAGTTTCAGGTAGGCTACCTCTTCTCCCTCGACTAA
- the purE gene encoding 5-(carboxyamino)imidazole ribonucleotide mutase, whose protein sequence is MSTLLPSDTPSLSTTPVTPLIGVVMGSSSDWDTMQHAVQILAQFGVAHEARVVSAHRMPDDLFAYAEQAGPRGLQAIIAGAGGAAHLPGMMAAKTTVPVLGVPVASRHLQGVDSLHSIVQMPKGVPVATFAIGNAGAANAALFAVSLLALHDPGLATKLQAFRAEQTEAARAMTLPL, encoded by the coding sequence ATGAGTACCCTTCTCCCCTCCGACACTCCTAGCCTGAGCACCACCCCGGTCACGCCCCTGATCGGCGTGGTGATGGGCTCCAGCAGCGACTGGGACACCATGCAGCATGCCGTGCAGATTCTCGCGCAGTTTGGCGTGGCCCACGAAGCGCGCGTGGTGTCGGCCCACCGCATGCCCGACGACTTGTTTGCCTATGCCGAACAAGCTGGCCCGCGCGGCTTGCAGGCTATCATCGCTGGTGCGGGCGGGGCGGCCCACCTGCCAGGCATGATGGCCGCCAAAACCACGGTGCCCGTGCTGGGAGTGCCGGTGGCCAGCCGCCATTTGCAGGGAGTAGATTCGCTGCATAGCATCGTGCAAATGCCTAAAGGGGTGCCCGTAGCTACGTTTGCGATTGGTAATGCCGGGGCGGCAAATGCGGCCTTATTCGCCGTCAGCCTGCTGGCCTTGCACGACCCTGGCCTGGCAACCAAGCTGCAGGCGTTTCGCGCCGAACAAACCGAAGCCGCTCGCGCTATGACCTTGCCGTTATGA
- a CDS encoding T9SS type A sorting domain-containing protein, whose product MGRIATSSRFGSLSLTLPRFSPSTFLATLGTAVLATKALQPSALSLYPNPATNQVTLPGLAVGTRVQLLDAVGRTVHATTVDTNASISLRDVAPGWYVVRATNGQGGQYTGRLMVE is encoded by the coding sequence ATGGGGCGTATTGCAACTAGTAGCCGATTTGGCTCACTTTCGCTCACGCTGCCTCGCTTCTCTCCCTCTACCTTTCTAGCCACCTTGGGCACGGCCGTGCTAGCGACTAAAGCTCTTCAGCCGTCCGCATTAAGCCTCTATCCGAATCCGGCGACAAATCAGGTGACACTACCTGGCCTGGCTGTCGGCACTCGGGTTCAATTGCTGGATGCGGTGGGTCGTACTGTTCATGCCACCACTGTAGATACCAATGCCAGCATATCACTGCGCGACGTGGCGCCTGGGTGGTATGTAGTGCGCGCCACCAATGGGCAAGGCGGCCAATACACGGGGCGGCTAATGGTTGAATAG